In a single window of the Pontibacter russatus genome:
- a CDS encoding bile acid:sodium symporter family protein: MKKEKQEAAGLPGLIPRAGALASRIGLDWFLLALIGMIVLAWLFPEVGVDREPLSLGDVANYGVSAIFFFYGLRLSPEKLKTGLSSWRLHLVVQLSTFVLFPLLILPLHTFFEGGEQELLWLGTFYLAALPSTVSSSVVMVSIAGGNIPAAIFNASISSLLGIFITPLWMGLFLTSSSGEFDLGGVMGKLVLQVLLPVVLGIVLHRYWGGFAERNKKKLRIFDQVIILLIVFTSFCESFARHMFSGYSLLDLGTLGVAMIGLFFLVFGITSGISRLLGFNRGDRITAIFCGSKKSLVHGTVMSKVLFPDANIVGIILLPIMIYHALQLLASSVIAQASARKAGLEAQGE, from the coding sequence ATGAAAAAAGAAAAACAGGAAGCAGCAGGCCTTCCCGGCCTTATCCCGCGGGCAGGCGCACTGGCATCCCGTATAGGGCTGGACTGGTTTCTGCTGGCCCTGATCGGCATGATTGTGCTGGCCTGGCTGTTCCCGGAGGTGGGCGTGGACCGGGAGCCGCTGTCGCTGGGCGATGTGGCGAACTATGGCGTGTCGGCGATTTTCTTCTTTTACGGCTTGCGCCTGAGCCCGGAGAAGCTGAAGACTGGCCTGAGCAGCTGGCGGCTGCACCTGGTGGTGCAGCTGAGCACGTTTGTGCTGTTCCCGCTGCTCATCCTGCCATTGCACACTTTTTTTGAGGGGGGCGAGCAGGAACTGCTTTGGCTGGGAACGTTTTACCTGGCTGCCCTGCCGTCCACGGTGTCGTCTTCGGTGGTGATGGTGTCGATAGCGGGAGGCAATATTCCGGCGGCCATTTTCAACGCCAGCATCTCCAGCCTGCTCGGTATTTTCATCACGCCCCTCTGGATGGGCCTCTTCCTGACCAGCAGCTCCGGGGAGTTTGACCTGGGCGGCGTGATGGGCAAACTGGTGCTGCAGGTGCTGTTGCCGGTGGTGCTGGGCATTGTGCTGCACCGCTACTGGGGAGGCTTCGCCGAGCGCAACAAGAAGAAGCTCCGTATTTTCGATCAGGTCATCATCCTGCTCATCGTGTTCACCTCCTTCTGCGAGTCCTTTGCCCGCCACATGTTCAGCGGCTATAGCCTGCTTGATTTGGGCACCTTGGGCGTCGCCATGATTGGGCTGTTCTTCCTGGTTTTCGGCATCACGAGCGGCATCAGCCGCCTGCTGGGCTTCAACCGCGGGGACCGCATCACGGCCATCTTCTGCGGCTCCAAAAAATCGCTGGTGCACGGTACCGTCATGTCCAAAGTGCTCTTTCCGGACGCCAACATTGTCGGCATTATCCTGCTCCCCATTATGATTTACCATGCGCTGCAACTCCTGGCCAGCAGCGTCATCGCCCAGGCCTCCGCGCGCAAAGCCGGATTGGAAGCACAGGGGGAGTAG
- a CDS encoding sensor histidine kinase, with amino-acid sequence MSPDDTKEKERLRALEAYEILDTPAEKDFDDLTALASHICNTPISFISLLASDRQWLKSKVGLDINETPRSISFCQHLLLQEDTLEVKDTLEDERFRNSVFVTGGPHIRFYAGTSLVSSDGHKVGTLCVMDVVPKQLTEEQKGALLVLARQIITNLELRLKQRQLEKEKKQLRATNEKLDEFVHMVSHDLKEPIMNISSVAEWLQEDIAAKDYAGLSENLALIQERAAAMYELVQGLLQFAVGQVKDMPKEKVNVRALVQGLLDEHSAFPEMTTHLSPDLPIFTTEKVLLQQVFANLISNAFKYHHTGQGHIWVDVEEAAKYYTFCVKDDGPGIPPQYHGRIFDLFERLLHGSEKAQGSGIGLATAKKIVEDKGGRIWIKSEPGEGATFFFTWPK; translated from the coding sequence ATGAGCCCGGATGACACGAAAGAGAAAGAGAGGCTGAGAGCCTTGGAAGCTTATGAAATTCTTGACACACCCGCCGAAAAAGATTTTGACGATCTGACGGCGCTGGCGTCCCACATCTGCAACACCCCCATTTCTTTTATCAGCCTGCTTGCCAGCGACAGGCAGTGGCTGAAGTCTAAAGTAGGACTTGACATAAACGAAACACCCCGATCCATCTCCTTTTGCCAGCATTTGCTGCTACAGGAAGACACGCTGGAGGTGAAAGACACGCTGGAGGACGAACGCTTCCGGAACAGCGTGTTTGTAACGGGCGGGCCGCACATCAGGTTTTACGCCGGCACCTCCCTCGTAAGCTCCGACGGCCACAAGGTGGGCACCCTCTGTGTGATGGATGTTGTGCCGAAGCAACTAACAGAAGAGCAGAAGGGAGCCCTGCTCGTGCTGGCGAGGCAGATTATCACCAACCTGGAACTGCGCCTGAAGCAGCGGCAACTGGAAAAGGAAAAGAAGCAACTGCGCGCCACAAACGAGAAACTGGACGAGTTCGTGCATATGGTGTCGCATGACCTGAAAGAGCCCATCATGAACATTAGCAGTGTGGCGGAGTGGCTGCAGGAAGACATCGCGGCAAAAGACTACGCTGGCCTGTCCGAGAACCTGGCGCTGATACAAGAGCGGGCCGCCGCCATGTATGAACTGGTGCAGGGGCTGCTGCAATTTGCGGTGGGGCAGGTAAAGGATATGCCCAAAGAGAAAGTGAATGTACGGGCCCTGGTACAGGGGCTGCTGGACGAGCACAGCGCTTTCCCGGAAATGACCACGCACCTGTCGCCGGATTTGCCAATTTTCACCACCGAAAAGGTGCTGCTGCAGCAGGTGTTCGCCAACCTGATTTCCAATGCCTTCAAATACCACCACACCGGCCAGGGCCATATATGGGTGGATGTGGAGGAAGCGGCAAAGTACTATACTTTCTGCGTAAAAGACGACGGCCCCGGCATTCCGCCGCAGTACCACGGCAGGATATTCGATTTGTTCGAGCGCCTCCTCCACGGCTCAGAGAAAGCGCAGGGGTCCGGCATCGGCCTGGCGACCGCCAAGAAAATAGTAGAGGACAAAGGCGGCCGCATCTGGATAAAATCTGAACCCGGGGAGGGCGCCACCTTCTTCTTCACCTGGCCGAAATAG
- a CDS encoding DUF3817 domain-containing protein: MKTPISRLRTVGIYEGISYLLLLGIAMPIKYMLGIPEVVKYVGWAHGVLFVLYMMALLQVTLVHRWSILKVAAGVLASLLPFGPFILDRKLLHDEEEKAAHRQKQAA; encoded by the coding sequence ATGAAAACCCCGATCTCCCGCCTCCGCACCGTGGGCATATATGAAGGAATCTCTTACCTGCTCTTGCTGGGCATCGCCATGCCCATAAAGTATATGCTGGGCATACCGGAAGTGGTGAAATACGTAGGCTGGGCGCACGGCGTGCTGTTCGTTTTATATATGATGGCGCTGCTGCAGGTAACGCTCGTTCACCGCTGGTCAATCCTGAAGGTGGCCGCTGGCGTGCTCGCCTCGCTCCTGCCTTTCGGCCCCTTTATCCTGGACAGGAAGCTGCTGCACGACGAGGAAGAAAAAGCCGCGCACCGGCAGAAGCAAGCAGCCTGA
- a CDS encoding biosynthetic peptidoglycan transglycosylase codes for MLLIVLLFAFRSSVLDYTIARVEEKVESRYPADFTVGNAAFDDWNSVILSDISLVPHGQDTLFRTDSVYAAVSVRSIFAGRIVFRKLQVDNTYLTAVKNGDETNFEFLFKKSQPAQPADTISKGRNYGALLNRVIETAFQNVPDQVDFSNLNASYVSTSRTINVEVPFLRMHDGKIASQLAVQTDSLVNNLRVFGTIDPKKYRIAGKLYAYDDMGVRIPYIKKKLDAGVTFDTVRFSLNSKQFKKEKLTMRGSAMVNNLTLNHPKLSGEEDINVRESAVDYVVTLGPDLYVIDSLTEVRVNKAEANIYAAYQEVDTTKIVDLMVKTEKVPANDFFGSLPTGLFENLEGIKAKGWLQYDMRFHVNTDSLNQLVFNSDLDASKDFEILEWGNTNIEKINGSFVHTVYEYGKPVRTFTVGPSNPFYSPISQISPYLRNAILSAEDAGFYSHNGFHEEAFRQAIIKNIEEGEFARGGSTISMQLVKNVFLSRKKTVARKVEEAIIVWLIENENLVSKNRLFEVYLNIIEWGPNVYGAKDASRFYFGKQPSELNLAEAIFLTSIIPSPKRYRSSFDSYGNLRSYKSGYYRLIGGIMRRRGLISQEEYENLTPDVQLYGRARDLIVTAQDSTVVEEDTTQFELETIDLLDF; via the coding sequence TTGCTACTTATTGTACTGCTTTTCGCTTTCAGGAGCAGTGTGCTGGACTATACCATCGCGCGCGTGGAGGAAAAGGTGGAAAGCAGGTACCCCGCCGACTTCACCGTCGGCAACGCCGCCTTTGATGACTGGAACTCCGTGATACTGTCAGACATCTCGCTGGTGCCGCACGGGCAGGACACCCTTTTCAGGACCGACAGCGTGTACGCCGCCGTCAGCGTCCGCTCTATCTTCGCGGGCCGCATCGTGTTCAGGAAACTCCAGGTCGACAACACCTACCTGACGGCGGTGAAGAACGGCGACGAGACGAACTTTGAATTCCTGTTTAAGAAAAGCCAGCCCGCGCAGCCAGCCGACACAATTTCGAAGGGGCGCAACTACGGCGCCTTGCTGAACCGGGTAATCGAGACGGCGTTTCAGAACGTGCCGGACCAGGTGGACTTCAGTAACCTCAACGCCTCCTATGTCTCCACCAGCCGCACCATTAACGTGGAAGTGCCCTTCCTGCGCATGCACGACGGCAAGATAGCCTCGCAACTTGCCGTGCAGACAGACTCGCTGGTGAACAACCTGCGCGTGTTCGGCACTATCGACCCGAAGAAATACCGCATCGCAGGCAAGCTGTATGCCTACGATGATATGGGCGTGCGCATACCCTATATAAAAAAGAAGCTGGACGCGGGAGTCACCTTCGACACCGTGCGCTTTAGCCTGAACAGCAAGCAGTTCAAAAAAGAGAAGCTGACGATGCGCGGCAGCGCCATGGTGAACAACCTGACCCTGAACCACCCGAAACTGTCGGGCGAGGAGGATATAAACGTGCGCGAGAGCGCCGTAGACTACGTCGTGACGCTGGGGCCGGACCTGTACGTGATTGACAGCCTGACGGAGGTGCGCGTGAACAAGGCAGAGGCCAACATCTATGCCGCCTACCAGGAGGTGGACACCACCAAAATTGTGGACCTGATGGTGAAGACGGAAAAAGTGCCCGCCAACGACTTCTTCGGGTCGCTGCCGACGGGCCTGTTCGAGAACCTGGAAGGCATCAAGGCGAAAGGCTGGCTGCAGTATGACATGAGGTTCCACGTGAACACGGACAGCCTGAACCAGTTGGTCTTCAACTCTGACCTGGACGCCTCGAAAGACTTTGAGATACTGGAATGGGGGAACACCAACATCGAGAAGATCAACGGCTCTTTTGTGCATACGGTGTACGAATACGGCAAGCCGGTGCGCACCTTCACGGTGGGCCCGTCCAACCCCTTCTACAGCCCGATAAGCCAGATATCGCCTTACCTGCGCAACGCCATCCTGAGCGCCGAGGACGCGGGCTTCTACAGCCACAACGGTTTTCATGAGGAGGCGTTCCGGCAGGCGATCATCAAGAACATAGAGGAGGGGGAGTTTGCCCGGGGCGGCAGCACCATCTCCATGCAGCTGGTGAAGAACGTGTTCCTGTCGCGGAAAAAGACGGTGGCCCGTAAAGTGGAGGAGGCCATTATCGTGTGGCTGATCGAGAACGAGAACCTTGTCTCCAAAAACCGCCTGTTTGAGGTGTACCTCAACATCATCGAGTGGGGCCCGAACGTATATGGCGCGAAAGACGCCTCCCGGTTTTATTTCGGCAAGCAGCCCTCCGAACTGAACCTGGCCGAGGCCATCTTCCTGACGAGCATCATCCCGAGCCCCAAGCGCTACCGCTCCTCCTTCGACAGCTACGGCAACCTGCGCAGCTACAAAAGCGGCTACTACCGGCTGATTGGCGGCATCATGCGGCGACGTGGCCTGATTTCGCAGGAGGAGTACGAGAACCTGACACCGGATGTGCAACTCTACGGCCGCGCCCGCGACCTGATCGTAACCGCCCAGGACTCCACAGTGGTGGAAGAGGACACCACGCAGTTTGAGCTGGAAACGATAGACCTGCTGGATTTTTAA
- the purB gene encoding adenylosuccinate lyase, with the protein MNLTPLTAISPVDGRYRRHTSELAGYFSEFGLIRYRVLVEVEYFIALCELPLPQLAQVDASLFPQLRHIYEQFSEVDALIIKETEKVTNHDVKAVEYFLKDRFDALGLSDYKEFIHFGLTSQDVNNTAIPLSLLEADTRVLRPAYQHLHRMLTGLAREWKDIPMLAHTHGQPASPTRLGKEFMVFAERLEAQLGQLRQVPFSAKFGGATGNFNAHHVAYPEVNWPEFGNRFVQEVLGLRRSQYTTQIEHYDNLAAYFDGLKRLNTILLDFSRDVWQYISMGYFKQKIKEGEVGSSAMPHKVNPIDFENAEGNLGIANAVLEHLAAKLPISRLQRDLTDSTVLRSVGVPLAHILVALKSLERGIGKLELNETALQAHLEANWAVVAEGIQTVLRREGYPQPYEALKALTRNNEKMTEQSIQRFIDTLQVRDEVKAELKQISPFNYTGVDLL; encoded by the coding sequence ATGAACCTGACCCCGCTTACTGCTATATCGCCGGTGGATGGCCGCTACCGCCGCCACACCTCCGAACTTGCCGGCTACTTCTCCGAATTCGGCCTTATCCGCTACCGGGTGCTGGTGGAGGTGGAGTACTTTATTGCCCTCTGCGAGCTGCCCCTGCCGCAATTGGCGCAGGTAGATGCCAGCCTGTTCCCGCAGTTGCGCCATATATATGAGCAGTTCTCCGAAGTGGACGCCCTCATCATCAAAGAAACGGAGAAAGTGACGAACCACGACGTGAAGGCCGTGGAGTATTTTCTCAAGGACAGGTTCGACGCGCTGGGGCTGAGCGACTACAAGGAGTTTATCCACTTCGGGCTCACCTCGCAGGACGTGAACAACACCGCAATCCCGCTCTCGCTGCTGGAGGCCGACACACGGGTGCTGCGACCGGCTTACCAGCACCTGCACCGGATGCTGACCGGCCTGGCCCGGGAGTGGAAGGACATTCCGATGCTGGCCCACACGCACGGGCAGCCGGCCTCCCCCACCCGCCTGGGCAAAGAGTTTATGGTGTTTGCTGAGCGCCTGGAGGCACAGCTGGGCCAGCTGCGCCAAGTGCCTTTCTCGGCGAAGTTCGGCGGCGCGACGGGCAATTTCAATGCCCACCACGTGGCGTACCCGGAAGTTAACTGGCCGGAGTTCGGCAACCGCTTTGTGCAGGAGGTGCTGGGCCTGCGCCGCAGCCAGTACACCACCCAGATAGAGCACTACGACAACCTGGCAGCCTATTTCGACGGGCTGAAGCGGCTGAACACCATCCTGCTGGACTTTTCGCGCGATGTGTGGCAGTATATCTCCATGGGCTACTTCAAGCAGAAAATCAAAGAGGGAGAGGTAGGCTCCTCGGCCATGCCGCACAAGGTAAACCCCATCGATTTTGAGAATGCCGAAGGAAACCTGGGCATCGCCAACGCCGTGCTGGAGCACTTGGCCGCCAAGCTGCCCATATCCCGCCTGCAGCGCGACCTGACTGACTCTACGGTGCTGCGCAGCGTGGGCGTGCCGCTGGCGCATATACTGGTCGCCCTCAAATCGCTGGAGCGCGGTATTGGAAAGCTGGAGCTGAATGAGACGGCCCTGCAGGCGCACCTGGAGGCCAACTGGGCCGTGGTGGCCGAGGGCATCCAGACGGTGCTGCGCCGTGAAGGCTACCCGCAGCCCTACGAGGCCCTGAAGGCGCTGACCCGCAACAACGAGAAGATGACTGAGCAGAGCATTCAACGGTTTATTGACACCCTGCAGGTGCGCGATGAGGTGAAGGCCGAGCTCAAACAAATATCCCCGTTCAATTACACGGGCGTAGACCTGCTTTAG
- a CDS encoding chorismate mutase: MSSNNSNLNITSDSKILYGGPLPTLISGPCSAESEEQMLQTARGLIKDHRVHIFRAGIWKPRTRPGLFEGVGKVGLEWLRTVKQETGLPTAVEVANAQHVEEALEYGVDILWVGARTTVNPFSVQEVADALQGVDIPVLVKNPVNPDIQLWLGALERLNRAGITDLGLIHRGFSTPNNKPYRNHPKWETIQQIRALAPGIPLFCDPSHIAGRRDLLDTVSQQALHLGVDGLMIESHINPDVALSDASQQVTPEGLTSLLNGLDLDHEHVAGPGQLQDLRNLIDRLDHDLINLLFLRSDVSKRIGEYKRANALDIFQAGRWKEIVVDRIKLANEIGVDEGFIRAIFDAIHQHSIGVQNEVMNAAPAPKNSEESSVEK, encoded by the coding sequence ATGAGCTCAAATAATTCAAACCTAAACATTACCTCAGACTCGAAAATCCTGTACGGCGGCCCGCTTCCGACACTAATTTCGGGCCCCTGCAGCGCCGAGAGCGAAGAACAGATGCTTCAGACAGCCCGCGGGCTGATAAAGGACCACCGCGTGCATATTTTCAGAGCTGGTATCTGGAAGCCACGCACCCGTCCGGGCCTGTTCGAGGGAGTAGGTAAAGTTGGATTAGAGTGGCTGCGCACCGTGAAGCAGGAAACAGGTTTGCCAACAGCCGTTGAGGTGGCGAACGCGCAGCATGTGGAAGAGGCGCTGGAGTATGGCGTGGACATCCTGTGGGTGGGCGCGCGCACCACGGTAAACCCGTTCTCGGTGCAGGAAGTGGCCGATGCCCTGCAGGGCGTGGACATCCCGGTGCTAGTGAAAAACCCGGTGAACCCCGACATTCAGCTGTGGCTGGGTGCCCTAGAGCGCCTGAACCGCGCCGGTATCACCGATCTGGGTCTGATTCACAGAGGCTTCTCTACCCCGAACAACAAGCCGTACCGCAACCATCCGAAGTGGGAAACCATCCAGCAGATTCGTGCGCTGGCTCCTGGCATCCCGCTGTTCTGCGACCCGAGCCACATTGCGGGCCGCCGCGACCTGCTAGACACTGTGAGCCAGCAGGCCCTGCACCTGGGCGTAGACGGGCTGATGATCGAATCACATATAAACCCGGATGTAGCCCTGAGCGACGCTTCGCAGCAGGTGACGCCGGAAGGCCTGACCTCCCTGCTGAACGGCCTTGACCTGGACCATGAGCACGTGGCGGGCCCTGGCCAGTTGCAGGATCTGCGTAACCTCATCGACCGCCTGGACCACGACCTGATCAACCTGCTGTTCCTCCGTTCTGATGTGTCCAAGCGCATCGGGGAGTATAAGCGCGCTAACGCACTCGATATTTTTCAGGCAGGCCGCTGGAAGGAGATCGTGGTAGACAGAATCAAACTGGCTAACGAGATTGGTGTGGACGAGGGCTTTATCAGAGCTATTTTTGACGCCATCCACCAGCACTCCATCGGGGTACAGAACGAGGTGATGAATGCCGCCCCGGCACCAAAGAACTCCGAGGAAAGCTCGGTGGAGAAGTAA